The Streptomyces pactum genome contains a region encoding:
- a CDS encoding IS481 family transposase produces MSHRNARLTVHGRRLLVERVRSGRPVAHVAAEMGVSRPTAHKWLLRWRAEGESGLHDRSSQPRRTPHRTPAALEDRVCRLRQERKLGPARIGPILGLPASTVHRVLARHGLNRLAFLDRPTGQVIRRYERSRPGELVHVDVKKLGRIPDGGGWRIHGRAACPDRRRTTGFDYIHSAVDDHSRLAYSEVHPDEKAATCAAFLQRAAAFFATCGILRVERVLTDNAWPYRKSFAWRQALADLGASGKLTRIYRPQTNGKVERFNRTLLDEWAYLRPYTSNAERTAALADFLHTYNHHRCHTALGGHPPISRVNNASGQYS; encoded by the coding sequence ATGTCCCACCGTAATGCCCGGCTGACCGTTCACGGCAGGCGGCTGCTGGTCGAGCGTGTCCGTTCCGGCCGTCCGGTAGCGCATGTCGCGGCCGAGATGGGCGTCTCACGGCCCACGGCTCACAAATGGCTGCTGCGCTGGCGAGCAGAGGGCGAGTCCGGCCTGCACGACCGTTCCAGCCAGCCCCGCAGGACGCCGCACCGGACCCCGGCCGCGCTGGAGGACCGGGTCTGCCGACTGCGGCAAGAACGCAAGCTGGGCCCGGCCCGCATCGGACCGATCCTGGGCCTGCCCGCCTCCACCGTCCACCGGGTCCTGGCCCGACACGGCCTGAACCGTCTGGCCTTCCTGGACCGCCCCACCGGACAGGTCATCCGCCGCTACGAACGCAGCCGGCCCGGCGAGCTCGTCCACGTCGACGTCAAGAAACTCGGCCGCATCCCCGACGGCGGCGGATGGCGCATCCACGGCCGTGCCGCCTGCCCCGACCGCCGCCGCACCACCGGCTTCGACTACATCCACTCCGCAGTCGACGACCACAGCCGCCTCGCCTACAGCGAAGTCCACCCGGACGAGAAGGCCGCCACCTGCGCGGCCTTCCTGCAGCGGGCCGCAGCCTTCTTCGCCACCTGTGGCATCCTCCGCGTCGAACGCGTCCTGACAGACAATGCCTGGCCCTACCGCAAGAGCTTCGCCTGGCGGCAGGCGCTTGCCGACCTCGGCGCGTCCGGCAAGCTCACGCGCATCTACCGGCCGCAGACCAACGGCAAGGTCGAACGCTTCAACCGCACCCTGCTCGACGAATGGGCCTACCTGCGGCCCTACACCAGCAACGCTGAACGCACCGCCGCCCTGGCAGACTTCCTGCACACCTACAACCACCACCGTTGCCACACCGCACTCGGCGGCCACCCACCCATCAGCCGCGTGAACAACGCTTCAGGTCAATACAGCTAG